A part of Spiribacter vilamensis genomic DNA contains:
- the crtI gene encoding phytoene desaturase family protein, whose amino-acid sequence MHSLIMGGGFGGIAAALRLRARGHEVTLIDRCPRLGGRAQVFERGGYRHDAGPTVITAPFLFTELFELFGESLHDHLELRPLDPWYRFRFADDSSFDYGPGIERMEAEIARFNPDDVAGYHGLLAESRELFEIGFKELGYQPFHRASFMARQIPRLLRLRFDRSVWKMVSSHIKHPYLRQALSLQPLLVGGNPFDTTCIYGLIHYLEREWGVHFAMGGTGALVGELANLLERQGVRVENGRSITAVHRDGRRITGASIDDGRTIKADNFVSNLDPMHLYGELMDPAPMAARVKQRLAHSSMGLFVLYFGTDCQYPDVAHHTIWLGERYKELLRDIFDRKILSEDFSLYLHRPTATDPSFAPAGHDSFYVLAPVPNQLGNIDWSVEGPKLQARIVEALEATILPGLSQHIRADFHMTPDNFRENYQSVYGSGFSLAPLFRQSAWFRFHNQAEGLDNLYLVGAGTHPGAGMPGVLSSAKVLERLFPEGTEAA is encoded by the coding sequence ATGCATTCCCTGATTATGGGTGGCGGCTTCGGCGGCATCGCCGCGGCATTGCGCCTGCGCGCACGGGGCCACGAGGTCACACTGATCGATCGTTGCCCGCGACTCGGCGGACGGGCACAGGTCTTCGAGCGCGGCGGCTACCGGCACGACGCGGGACCAACGGTCATTACCGCACCATTCCTTTTCACCGAGCTGTTCGAACTGTTCGGTGAATCACTGCACGATCACCTCGAACTCCGGCCGCTCGATCCATGGTATCGATTCCGCTTCGCCGATGACTCCTCATTTGATTACGGTCCGGGCATCGAGCGAATGGAGGCCGAAATCGCCCGCTTCAACCCGGACGATGTCGCCGGTTACCACGGCCTGCTTGCAGAGTCCCGCGAGCTCTTCGAGATCGGGTTCAAGGAACTCGGCTACCAGCCATTCCATCGGGCCTCGTTCATGGCGCGCCAGATTCCCCGGCTGCTACGACTGCGCTTCGACCGGAGCGTCTGGAAGATGGTGTCGAGCCATATCAAGCACCCGTACCTGCGCCAGGCGCTGTCATTGCAGCCATTGCTCGTGGGCGGAAATCCGTTCGATACGACCTGTATCTACGGACTCATCCACTACCTCGAGCGTGAGTGGGGTGTCCACTTCGCGATGGGCGGAACCGGTGCACTCGTCGGCGAACTCGCCAATCTGCTCGAGCGCCAGGGTGTACGGGTGGAAAACGGCCGCAGCATTACGGCGGTCCATCGCGATGGACGGCGCATCACCGGGGCGAGCATTGACGACGGGCGCACGATCAAGGCGGATAACTTCGTCTCCAACCTCGACCCGATGCACCTCTACGGCGAACTCATGGATCCGGCCCCCATGGCGGCCCGGGTCAAGCAGCGGCTGGCCCACTCGTCGATGGGGTTGTTCGTGCTCTACTTCGGTACCGACTGCCAGTATCCCGACGTCGCCCACCACACCATATGGCTGGGCGAGCGCTATAAGGAGCTGCTGCGGGACATCTTTGATCGAAAGATCCTCTCCGAGGATTTCTCGCTGTATCTCCATCGCCCCACGGCGACCGATCCGAGCTTTGCACCGGCAGGGCACGACAGCTTTTACGTGCTGGCTCCCGTACCCAACCAGCTGGGTAATATCGACTGGTCGGTGGAAGGACCGAAACTGCAGGCGCGTATTGTCGAGGCGCTGGAAGCAACCATCCTTCCAGGGCTCAGCCAGCATATCCGCGCCGATTTCCACATGACGCCGGATAATTTCCGCGAGAATTACCAGAGCGTCTACGGCAGTGGCTTTAGTCTGGCGCCGCTATTCCGGCAGTCGGCCTGGTTCCGCTTCCACAACCAGGCCGAGGGACTCGATAACCTCTACCTCGTTGGGGCGGGAACCCACCCCGGTGCCGGCATGCCCGGGGTGCTCTCCAGCGCAAAGGTCCTCGAGCGCCTGTTCCCCGAGGGAACGGAGGCGGCGTGA
- a CDS encoding polyprenyl synthetase family protein, producing the protein MATVDVSQILQPDPDVSVRQDALAVGANLPALQTVDQFMVDQLAAMRATPARDAAIYHLQTGGHRMRARLALASCANRLSPQDRTAAAAACEFLHNASLVHDDISDRDTYRRGRQSVRAVYGDDVALCAGDLLLTTAFQVAARITVPAVSQRLIRFMADTAGRVIGGQSVELSHHTGEGSVRTADYLDATREKTAPLIELALNAGISEPAKAAYTSAVSRRIAEAIGLAYQILDDLDDLDGVDDVSELHPLHAWWHHRPRTRSGSVHLHREPTRIRCLQHARAALNRADRLSARLPEPLLSDVRQLIERLNHKSRQEG; encoded by the coding sequence GTGGCCACAGTCGATGTCAGCCAAATACTCCAACCTGATCCGGACGTCTCTGTCCGACAGGATGCGCTGGCTGTCGGGGCCAACCTTCCGGCACTTCAGACCGTTGACCAGTTCATGGTCGACCAACTCGCCGCGATGCGAGCCACACCGGCCCGCGATGCTGCGATCTATCATCTCCAGACGGGTGGCCATCGAATGCGTGCAAGACTGGCACTCGCCAGCTGCGCGAATCGCTTGAGCCCTCAAGACCGTACGGCAGCGGCCGCTGCCTGCGAGTTTCTGCACAATGCATCGCTCGTTCACGACGACATCAGCGACCGCGATACCTACCGCCGGGGCCGACAATCGGTTCGCGCGGTGTACGGGGATGATGTGGCGCTGTGTGCGGGCGATCTCCTGTTGACGACAGCCTTCCAGGTCGCCGCGCGGATTACCGTACCGGCGGTGTCGCAGCGGCTGATACGCTTCATGGCGGATACGGCTGGCCGTGTCATCGGCGGCCAGAGTGTCGAGCTCAGCCACCACACTGGTGAGGGATCCGTCCGAACCGCCGACTATCTCGACGCAACCCGCGAAAAGACAGCGCCGCTGATCGAGCTGGCGCTCAACGCCGGGATCAGCGAACCCGCGAAGGCCGCTTATACGTCCGCAGTCAGTCGGCGTATCGCTGAAGCCATCGGGCTCGCTTACCAGATTCTTGACGATCTGGACGACCTTGACGGTGTCGATGATGTTTCGGAGCTGCACCCACTGCATGCCTGGTGGCACCACCGCCCCCGCACTCGGAGTGGGTCAGTTCACCTGCACCGGGAACCAACCCGCATCCGTTGCCTCCAACATGCTCGCGCGGCACTGAACCGCGCCGACCGACTCAGTGCGCGACTGCCGGAGCCCCTCCTGAGCGACGTGCGCCAACTGATAGAACGGCTGAATCACAAGTCCCGACAGGAGGGATAA
- a CDS encoding bacteriorhodopsin-like, translating to MDLSTLSVGQYDFIANSFSFGFAVMAAATLFFWLSRSQVAPAYRLAITITGLVTAIAAYHYFQIMTSWEAAFSVTNGTIETTGYGYNQAYRYVDWLLTVPLLLVELILVMRLSRSETISQSVKLGGAAALMIILGYPGEVSEGGAVRFLFWVLSMIPFVYIVYTLVTGLKASIAKQPENVRGLINGASTLVIVSWLFYPIVFLFPLIGLTGGAAVTAVEVGYTIADITAKAVFGVVILTIAMRKSEAEAAGETANA from the coding sequence ATGGACCTTTCGACACTTAGCGTGGGTCAGTACGACTTTATTGCAAACAGCTTCTCATTCGGCTTTGCAGTAATGGCGGCCGCGACCCTTTTCTTCTGGCTTTCACGCAGCCAGGTGGCTCCGGCCTATCGGCTGGCAATCACCATCACCGGCCTCGTTACCGCGATTGCCGCTTACCACTACTTCCAGATCATGACTTCCTGGGAAGCGGCGTTCAGCGTCACCAACGGGACGATCGAGACGACTGGCTACGGCTACAACCAGGCCTACCGCTATGTGGACTGGCTGTTGACCGTGCCGCTGCTGCTCGTAGAGCTGATCTTGGTTATGCGGCTGTCGCGCAGCGAGACGATCTCGCAGAGCGTCAAGCTCGGCGGTGCAGCCGCACTCATGATCATCCTCGGCTACCCGGGTGAGGTTTCAGAGGGCGGTGCCGTCCGCTTCCTGTTCTGGGTGCTGTCGATGATTCCGTTCGTGTACATCGTCTACACGCTCGTGACCGGTCTGAAGGCTTCCATCGCCAAGCAGCCGGAAAACGTGCGCGGGCTGATCAACGGCGCTTCCACGCTGGTGATTGTGTCCTGGCTGTTCTACCCGATCGTGTTCCTGTTCCCGCTCATCGGTCTGACCGGCGGCGCCGCCGTGACGGCAGTCGAAGTGGGCTACACGATTGCGGATATCACCGCCAAGGCCGTGTTCGGCGTGGTCATTCTGACGATCGCAATGCGCAAGTCAGAGGCCGAGGCAGCAGGCGAAACCGCCAACGCCTAA
- a CDS encoding ATP-binding cassette domain-containing protein, with the protein MSLIRLDEIEFSVGGPPLLEHASLTIEDRERVCLVGRNGVGKSTLLRVIEGAIEPDAGRVQRGEAVTVSRLEQAVPDHLEGRVFDVVTEGLGDLGSLLSRHHDLAMAIGAGEGDIDELTDLQSRIEAAGGWQIEQRVDAVLTRFDLPADSAFSNLSGGLKRRVLLARAVVPGPDVLLLDEPTNHLDIEAIRWLEGFMREFNGAVIFVTHDRAFLQAVATRIVEIDRGQLTSWPGDYANYLRRCEERDHAEAEEQARFDKKLKQEEAWIRQGIKARRTRNEGRVRALQAMRKERAERRERPGEARLTMAEGERSGKRVIEAEHLTYAIDGKPLVTDFSTRIIRGDRIGILGPNGVGKTTLIRLLVGELAPDSGSIKLGTGLQVAYFDQHRASLDDRRSARENVAGGEDFIDLGDGKRRHVMGYLQDFLFSPDRANAPISRLSGGERNRLLLAQLFARPSNLLVLDEPTNDLDVETLELLEERLVDYTGTLLLVSHDRTFLDNVVTSVFVPEGGGRIGEYVGGYADWLRQTQQPARSEGKASKTAGKPASSPKKPRKLTYSEGTELDELPARIETLEAVAETARAKANDPGLYQQDADTIQATLDALEAAEAELSTAYERWEYLEAQRERLG; encoded by the coding sequence ATGAGTCTGATTCGCCTTGATGAGATCGAGTTTTCCGTCGGCGGGCCACCGCTGCTCGAGCATGCGTCGCTGACGATCGAAGATCGCGAACGCGTCTGTCTGGTAGGCCGTAACGGCGTTGGCAAATCAACCCTGTTACGCGTCATCGAGGGTGCGATCGAGCCCGATGCCGGGCGCGTCCAGCGCGGTGAGGCGGTCACCGTCTCGCGCCTTGAGCAGGCCGTGCCGGATCACCTCGAGGGGCGGGTTTTCGACGTCGTGACCGAGGGGCTGGGCGATCTCGGATCGCTGCTCTCGCGTCATCATGACCTCGCCATGGCCATTGGCGCCGGTGAGGGGGATATCGACGAGCTAACGGATCTGCAATCGCGCATTGAGGCGGCCGGTGGCTGGCAGATCGAGCAGCGCGTGGACGCCGTACTGACCCGCTTCGACCTGCCCGCAGACAGTGCCTTCTCGAACCTCTCCGGCGGGCTCAAGCGGCGCGTGCTTCTCGCTCGTGCCGTAGTGCCGGGGCCTGACGTGCTTTTGCTCGATGAGCCGACCAACCATCTCGACATCGAGGCGATCCGCTGGCTCGAGGGCTTCATGCGCGAGTTCAACGGTGCGGTGATCTTCGTGACCCATGATCGCGCCTTCCTCCAGGCGGTTGCCACCCGGATCGTGGAGATCGACCGCGGACAGCTCACGAGCTGGCCCGGCGACTACGCCAACTACCTGCGTCGCTGCGAGGAGCGGGACCACGCGGAGGCCGAGGAGCAGGCGCGTTTCGACAAGAAGCTCAAGCAGGAAGAGGCCTGGATCCGGCAGGGCATCAAGGCCCGTCGCACGCGTAACGAGGGTCGTGTTCGTGCCCTCCAGGCCATGCGCAAGGAACGCGCCGAGCGCCGTGAACGCCCGGGCGAGGCGCGGCTGACCATGGCGGAGGGCGAGCGCTCCGGCAAGCGCGTGATCGAGGCCGAGCATCTGACCTACGCCATCGATGGCAAGCCGCTGGTGACCGACTTCAGCACCCGCATCATCCGTGGTGACCGGATCGGCATCCTGGGTCCGAATGGCGTGGGCAAGACCACGCTGATCCGGCTTCTGGTCGGTGAGCTGGCGCCGGATAGCGGGTCGATCAAGCTCGGCACCGGGCTGCAGGTCGCCTATTTCGACCAGCACCGGGCGTCACTGGATGACCGCCGCTCCGCTCGCGAGAATGTCGCCGGCGGCGAGGACTTCATCGATCTGGGTGATGGCAAACGCCGGCACGTTATGGGCTATCTGCAGGACTTCCTGTTCTCGCCCGATCGCGCCAACGCACCGATCAGCCGCCTGTCCGGCGGTGAGCGCAACCGGCTGCTGCTCGCCCAGCTGTTCGCCCGACCCTCCAACCTGCTGGTGCTCGACGAGCCCACCAACGATCTGGATGTCGAGACGCTCGAGCTCCTCGAGGAGCGACTGGTGGACTACACCGGCACGCTGTTGCTGGTCTCCCATGACCGAACATTCCTGGATAACGTCGTCACTAGCGTGTTCGTGCCGGAAGGTGGGGGCCGTATCGGTGAGTACGTGGGTGGCTATGCCGACTGGCTGCGGCAGACGCAGCAGCCCGCCCGCAGCGAGGGCAAGGCCTCGAAAACCGCTGGCAAGCCGGCATCGTCGCCGAAAAAGCCACGCAAGCTGACCTACAGTGAGGGCACTGAGCTCGACGAGCTGCCGGCCCGGATCGAGACCCTCGAGGCGGTTGCCGAGACCGCACGGGCGAAGGCCAATGATCCCGGGCTCTACCAGCAGGACGCGGACACGATCCAGGCTACGCTGGATGCGCTCGAGGCCGCCGAGGCCGAACTGTCCACCGCCTACGAACGCTGGGAGTACCTCGAGGCGCAGCGCGAACGCCTCGGCTAG
- a CDS encoding bifunctional alpha/beta hydrolase/OsmC family protein, whose protein sequence is MSTRKITFTGHDGDTLNARLDLPDGPVRAAALFAHCFTCSKDIPAARRIAGRLAAQGIAVLRFDFTGLGHSEGEFENTNFSSNVEDLQRAAAYLAEHVAAPQLLIGHSLGGSAVIKAAPLIDTVRAVVTIAAPADPSHVSKLFAEQLAAIDTHGEAEVNLAGRPFRIRQQFIDDITEAKLDDALKHMNAALLVLHSPQDTLVGIRNAAEIFQGAMHPKSFVTLDNADHLISRGADADYAADVLGAWAVRYLQMADDSSLAATPEGVTRVSEVDPEGFRQAITVSGPHLLTADEPVKMGGTDKGPSPYQLVAAGLGACTSMTIRMYARRKRIALDHVYTDVSHNKEHRTDCEHCGESGAKVDVFQRRIHLGGDLGADDRQRLLEIADKCPVHRTLESTVVIDTELIDD, encoded by the coding sequence ATGAGCACGCGGAAAATCACCTTCACCGGTCACGACGGCGACACGCTCAACGCCCGACTCGACCTGCCCGACGGCCCGGTCCGTGCCGCCGCGCTGTTTGCCCACTGCTTTACCTGCTCGAAGGATATCCCCGCCGCGCGCCGTATTGCCGGCCGCCTTGCCGCGCAGGGGATCGCGGTGCTGCGCTTCGACTTCACCGGGCTCGGTCACTCCGAGGGCGAGTTCGAGAACACCAATTTCAGTTCGAACGTGGAAGATCTGCAGCGTGCAGCTGCCTATCTGGCCGAACATGTCGCCGCCCCGCAGCTGCTGATCGGTCATTCACTGGGCGGCTCGGCGGTTATCAAGGCCGCCCCGCTGATCGACACGGTCCGTGCCGTCGTGACCATCGCGGCACCGGCGGATCCAAGCCATGTCTCGAAGCTCTTCGCCGAGCAGCTGGCGGCGATCGATACGCACGGCGAGGCCGAGGTCAACCTGGCCGGACGGCCGTTTCGCATCCGCCAGCAGTTCATCGACGATATTACCGAGGCGAAGCTCGATGACGCCCTGAAGCACATGAACGCCGCGCTGCTCGTCCTCCACTCCCCCCAGGACACCCTGGTCGGCATTCGCAATGCGGCGGAGATTTTCCAGGGCGCGATGCATCCGAAGAGCTTCGTCACGCTGGATAACGCCGATCATCTGATCAGCCGCGGTGCCGACGCCGACTATGCCGCCGATGTCCTCGGCGCGTGGGCGGTGCGCTATCTGCAGATGGCGGACGACTCGTCCCTCGCAGCGACGCCGGAGGGCGTGACGCGGGTTTCGGAGGTCGATCCGGAGGGGTTTCGCCAGGCCATTACGGTATCCGGCCCGCATCTGCTGACCGCGGACGAGCCGGTAAAAATGGGCGGCACGGATAAAGGACCCTCTCCCTATCAGCTCGTCGCCGCCGGCCTGGGGGCGTGCACAAGCATGACGATCCGAATGTACGCTCGCCGCAAGCGGATCGCCCTCGATCACGTCTATACCGACGTCAGCCACAACAAGGAACATCGCACCGACTGCGAGCACTGCGGTGAGTCCGGCGCAAAAGTCGACGTATTCCAGCGCCGGATCCACCTGGGCGGCGATCTCGGCGCGGACGATCGCCAGCGGCTGCTCGAGATCGCCGACAAGTGCCCCGTTCACCGCACGCTTGAATCAACGGTTGTCATCGACACGGAGCTGATCGACGACTAG
- a CDS encoding DUF3047 domain-containing protein — protein sequence MNRRRPAFDVPTAMLLIAATLAPAAEARTDITFEPASIIGWERHSFSGETDYTLSQRSAHRGVRAECEEGTASGLIYREGIDLTRTPIIEWRWRIVEPIASGAPRNKNGDDYAARLYAVDESPILRWRTRAMNYVSTTRTAKGDHWPNAYADQAMMVAVDGADSDSGWQIHRRNLREDFARFHDRDITEIDTLAIMTDCDDTGDRAEAIYGTIRLMGE from the coding sequence ATGAACCGCAGACGACCCGCCTTCGACGTGCCCACCGCTATGCTGTTGATCGCGGCGACGCTTGCGCCCGCTGCCGAGGCTCGGACGGACATCACCTTCGAACCGGCCTCCATCATCGGCTGGGAACGCCACAGCTTCAGCGGCGAGACCGATTACACGCTATCCCAGCGCAGTGCGCACCGGGGCGTACGCGCCGAGTGCGAGGAAGGTACCGCCTCCGGACTCATTTACCGCGAGGGAATCGATCTCACCCGCACGCCGATCATCGAGTGGCGCTGGCGTATTGTCGAGCCGATCGCCTCCGGTGCCCCGCGCAATAAAAACGGCGACGATTACGCCGCGCGGCTCTATGCCGTGGACGAAAGCCCGATCCTGCGCTGGCGAACCCGCGCCATGAACTATGTCTCGACCACTCGCACGGCAAAGGGTGATCACTGGCCCAACGCCTATGCCGATCAGGCAATGATGGTTGCCGTCGATGGCGCCGACAGCGACTCGGGCTGGCAGATCCATCGACGCAACCTGCGCGAGGATTTTGCGCGTTTTCATGATCGCGACATCACTGAAATCGACACACTGGCGATCATGACCGATTGTGACGACACCGGAGATCGCGCCGAGGCGATCTACGGGACCATCCGGTTAATGGGGGAATGA
- a CDS encoding ATP-binding cassette domain-containing protein, which yields MSLAIDSMVIQPPGGDPLFAPLTLDIGAGTITTLMGPSGVGKTTLLHAIAGHLAESFTLQGTLRLNGRLLNGLPAERRRIGLMFQDATLFPHLSVGDNLAFGLRSGVKGRQARAKAVDRALASAGLDGMRRRDPATLSGGQRARAALMQSLLAEPEAILLDEPFSRLDETLRADIRAFVLNHIRDRSIPALLVTHDPADARAAGGPTIPLGEGAIA from the coding sequence ATGTCGCTGGCGATCGATTCGATGGTGATCCAGCCACCGGGGGGTGATCCGCTGTTCGCACCGCTGACGCTTGATATCGGCGCGGGCACGATTACGACCCTGATGGGGCCGTCCGGCGTCGGTAAGACGACACTGCTGCATGCGATTGCAGGTCATCTCGCCGAATCTTTCACGTTGCAAGGTACCCTTCGCCTCAACGGTCGATTGCTCAACGGCCTGCCCGCCGAACGGCGACGCATCGGACTGATGTTCCAGGACGCCACGCTGTTCCCGCACCTGAGCGTCGGAGATAATCTGGCATTCGGCCTGCGCTCGGGCGTGAAGGGGCGCCAAGCCCGCGCCAAGGCGGTTGATCGGGCACTCGCCTCGGCGGGGCTCGACGGCATGCGCCGGCGTGATCCGGCGACGCTGTCCGGTGGCCAGCGGGCACGCGCCGCGCTGATGCAAAGCCTGCTCGCCGAGCCCGAAGCGATCCTGCTCGACGAGCCTTTCTCGCGGCTTGACGAAACGCTGCGCGCCGACATCCGGGCGTTCGTCCTCAACCACATTCGGGACCGATCGATCCCCGCACTGCTCGTGACCCATGACCCCGCCGACGCCAGGGCCGCGGGCGGGCCGACGATTCCGCTGGGTGAAGGAGCCATTGCATGA
- a CDS encoding ABC transporter permease, protein MLLRTGLRTLVIAVIIGPVLLGVTQTLTAAFGWLPALGERSIGVAPWVALLDRPGLVTSIQLTVWTGIAATIVGFALAFAFVAGLYGTPAGRRLTPLLAPFLATPHAAIAIGLAFIIAPSGWLFRLLAEPLQLSQPPSFALVGDPMGIGLILGLLLKEIPFLALVMTASLGHLPVRRWLIAARSLGYSNASAWLRVVLPRLWPHIRLPTLIVLSYALSNVDMALLLGPSNPPVLAVVVLRLYTDPALSSLLTAGAGALLQAGLVMTAFAGVWLMERLITVTGRIWLRRGGRDRFVTPLLAMGRVGVRVLFALGGMAITALLVWSVTWRWPWPQRFPEQFSLAAWRQSGNDWTGPFGHSLLFAGITTIAALVLAIAWLETERRGRSSMLAGIVYLPLLLPQIGFLPGLQFGFLQLGIDAGILAVSWAHLLFVFPYVLLVLVGPWRGFDPMLTYQAASLGAGPLSRLLRVKLPVLIGPILAAIAIGVAVSIAQYLPTLIMGAGRLSTLTTEAVSLASGADRRITAVYAMLQTLIPLLVYTVAIITPIIRARNRRFLRE, encoded by the coding sequence ATGCTGCTGCGCACGGGCCTGCGCACCCTGGTTATCGCGGTCATTATCGGGCCGGTACTGCTCGGGGTGACCCAGACACTGACCGCGGCGTTTGGCTGGCTGCCGGCGCTGGGCGAGCGCAGCATCGGGGTCGCTCCCTGGGTCGCGCTGCTCGATCGCCCCGGGCTTGTCACATCAATCCAGTTGACGGTCTGGACAGGAATCGCCGCCACCATCGTCGGCTTCGCGCTGGCGTTCGCCTTTGTCGCCGGCCTCTACGGGACGCCGGCGGGTCGGCGCCTGACACCGCTGCTTGCGCCCTTCCTGGCAACTCCCCACGCCGCCATCGCGATCGGACTGGCCTTCATCATTGCGCCTTCCGGGTGGCTCTTCCGCCTGCTGGCCGAGCCACTGCAACTCTCGCAGCCGCCGTCCTTTGCACTGGTGGGGGATCCGATGGGGATTGGCCTTATCCTCGGGCTGCTGCTCAAGGAAATCCCCTTCCTGGCACTGGTGATGACCGCCTCGCTGGGCCATCTCCCCGTTCGACGCTGGCTGATTGCCGCCCGATCCCTTGGTTACAGCAACGCATCGGCGTGGCTGCGAGTGGTTCTGCCGCGACTCTGGCCGCACATCCGGCTGCCGACGCTGATCGTGCTCAGTTACGCGCTCTCCAACGTCGATATGGCATTACTCCTGGGCCCGTCGAACCCGCCCGTGCTGGCGGTCGTGGTGCTGCGGCTCTACACGGATCCGGCGCTCTCCAGCCTGCTGACCGCCGGGGCAGGCGCACTGCTGCAGGCAGGGCTGGTCATGACCGCGTTCGCCGGCGTCTGGCTAATGGAGCGCTTGATCACAGTCACCGGGCGGATCTGGCTACGCCGAGGTGGACGCGACCGATTCGTCACCCCGCTACTGGCGATGGGACGGGTTGGCGTGCGCGTGCTCTTCGCTCTCGGGGGAATGGCAATCACCGCCCTGCTGGTCTGGTCGGTCACCTGGCGCTGGCCGTGGCCGCAGCGCTTCCCCGAGCAGTTTTCACTGGCGGCATGGCGGCAATCCGGCAATGACTGGACCGGACCGTTCGGTCATAGCCTGTTATTCGCGGGCATAACCACCATTGCGGCGCTGGTGCTCGCTATTGCCTGGCTGGAGACGGAGCGGCGCGGACGATCATCGATGCTTGCGGGCATTGTCTACCTCCCGCTTCTACTGCCGCAGATCGGCTTTCTGCCAGGATTGCAGTTCGGGTTCCTGCAGCTCGGCATCGATGCGGGGATTCTCGCAGTGAGCTGGGCGCATCTACTGTTCGTCTTCCCCTATGTCCTGCTGGTACTCGTCGGTCCGTGGCGGGGGTTCGATCCGATGCTCACGTACCAGGCCGCCTCACTCGGTGCCGGACCGCTGAGCCGTCTACTGCGCGTCAAGCTGCCTGTACTGATCGGCCCGATCCTCGCCGCTATCGCCATCGGTGTCGCGGTTTCCATCGCCCAGTATCTGCCCACGCTGATCATGGGTGCCGGGCGGCTCAGCACATTAACCACCGAGGCGGTGAGCCTTGCCTCCGGCGCGGATCGCCGGATTACGGCGGTCTATGCCATGCTGCAAACGTTGATCCCGCTGCTGGTCTATACCGTCGCGATCATTACGCCGATTATCCGGGCGCGGAACCGCCGCTTTCTGAGGGAGTAA
- a CDS encoding ABC transporter substrate-binding protein, with translation MRQLPVVLWLIIMLVGSGAAMAETPQSAEADWVQTRADARGQTVYWNAWGGDSRTNRFIEWVGEQTEQRFGVAIRHVKLSDTSDAVTRVVTEKAAGRDESGSVDLLWINGPNFLSMKEQDLLHGPFVRELPNSRYLDLSPGSASTTDFTVPTEGFESPWRLARFVFNYDSARVEDPPRSMPALLDWARAHPGRFTHPHPDNFMGATFLKQALVELTPDPTVLQRPVAEADFEAATDPLWSWYDRIRPHLWRSGRTFPANESEQQQLLNDGAVDIGMSFDPASTAAAIQQGLLPESARVIVPAGGSIGNVSFVAIPYNARHTAGAKVVANFLLSPRAQARMQDIDVLGAFSVLDFDRLDETARARFESLPDAPALPSREALGQTLPEPHPSWMTRLVEAWSQRYTR, from the coding sequence GTGAGACAGCTTCCGGTCGTGCTGTGGCTGATCATCATGCTCGTCGGCAGCGGCGCCGCCATGGCCGAGACGCCGCAGTCGGCCGAGGCGGACTGGGTACAGACACGGGCAGACGCCCGCGGCCAGACGGTCTACTGGAATGCGTGGGGAGGTGACAGCCGCACTAATCGCTTCATCGAGTGGGTGGGCGAGCAGACCGAGCAGCGCTTTGGTGTCGCAATCCGTCACGTAAAGCTCTCGGATACCAGCGACGCCGTCACCCGCGTGGTCACTGAAAAGGCGGCTGGACGCGACGAATCGGGATCGGTGGATCTGCTCTGGATTAACGGGCCGAACTTCCTCTCGATGAAAGAACAGGATCTTCTCCACGGGCCGTTTGTCCGGGAACTGCCCAACAGCCGTTATCTCGATCTCAGCCCCGGCTCCGCCAGCACGACCGACTTTACGGTTCCCACGGAGGGTTTCGAGAGCCCCTGGCGCCTGGCGCGGTTCGTATTCAACTACGATAGCGCGCGGGTCGAAGACCCGCCCCGCAGCATGCCCGCGCTGCTGGACTGGGCACGGGCCCATCCGGGCCGCTTCACCCATCCGCATCCGGATAACTTCATGGGGGCGACGTTTCTCAAACAGGCGCTGGTCGAATTGACGCCGGACCCGACGGTACTCCAGCGCCCGGTCGCCGAAGCGGATTTCGAGGCCGCCACCGACCCACTCTGGAGCTGGTACGACCGGATCCGCCCGCATCTCTGGCGGAGCGGACGGACATTTCCGGCGAACGAGTCCGAGCAACAGCAGCTCCTCAACGATGGCGCGGTCGATATCGGTATGTCGTTCGATCCGGCCTCCACCGCCGCCGCCATCCAGCAGGGATTACTGCCCGAGAGTGCCCGGGTCATCGTCCCGGCAGGCGGCAGCATCGGTAATGTCAGCTTTGTTGCCATTCCCTACAATGCGCGTCACACCGCCGGCGCGAAGGTGGTCGCCAACTTTCTGCTCTCGCCCCGGGCCCAGGCGCGGATGCAGGATATCGACGTGCTGGGCGCGTTCTCGGTGCTCGACTTCGATCGCCTCGATGAAACCGCCCGCGCCCGCTTCGAGTCGCTCCCCGACGCGCCGGCTCTGCCATCACGAGAGGCCCTGGGGCAGACCCTGCCCGAGCCGCATCCGAGCTGGATGACACGGCTGGTCGAGGCCTGGTCACAGCGCTACACCCGATAG